A DNA window from Danio aesculapii chromosome 14, fDanAes4.1, whole genome shotgun sequence contains the following coding sequences:
- the syce3 gene encoding synaptonemal complex central element protein 3 produces the protein MSGDLSGVQLYEDFSSESLQLNQHLEKMTEQMEDLSVKLSCMTYDMVVLRTSPDLAESFKNLENEFQKCKAVLSGLTDGQEVKGHSADEVQVSPKNN, from the exons ATGTCTGGCGATTTGTCTGGTGTGCAGTTATACGAGGACTTCAGTAGTGAAAGTTTGCAACTCAACCAACATTTAGAGAAAATGACTGAACAAATGGAAGATTTGTCAG TGAAGCTGTCCTGTATGACCTATGACATGGTTGTGCTCCGCACCAGTCCAGATCTTGCTGAATCTTTCAAGAACCTGGAGAATGAGTTCCAGAAGTGCAAAGCTGTCCTCAGTGGACTCACAGATGGACAAGAAGTAAAAGGTCATTCTGCTGATGAAGTACAAGTGTCTCCCAAGAATAATTAA
- the foxi3b gene encoding forkhead box protein I3b produces the protein MTSYESQGQSPTRCGPQFPSLGQEPPELSLYSDSYYPPPSLPSPQRTNPSSYELGDYAASSPNPYLWFNSPGMNSAPYLGGTPGPAGPSFVPQHYGMQRPYLGPGPPGGPGGELSWFSMPSQEDLMKLVRPPYSYSALIAMAIHGAPERRLTLSQIYQYVADNFPFYNKSKAGWQNSIRHNLSLNDCFKKVPRDEDDPGKGNYWTLDPNCEKMFDNGNFRRKRKRKSDSLPEKSSSGGNESGDSNGRGSPKSQSIDISTSPEKGPSPASTGPSPCLSNFLTEMSGVAAGSLDMEADPLSRPFTLSLPVDGAQRASQATGFSTFTPSTTVSDWASPLHPPPPMSSSPSHSTLAYSGPALSQFNGHFFPGLSSTGILYPREGTEV, from the exons ATGACATCCTATGAGTCTCAAGGTCAGTCTCCGACAAGATGTGGGCCTCAGTTCCCTAGCCTAGGACAGGAACCTCCAGAACTGAGTCTATACAGCGACAGCTACTATCCGCCTCCTTCCCTTCCGAGTCCACAGAGAACCAACCCTTCTTCATATGAACTCGGAGACTATGCCGCATCCTCGCCTAACCCCTACCTGTGGTTCAACAGTCCAGGAATGAACAGCGCTCCTTATCTGGGTGGAACGCCTGGCCCTGCTGGACCTTCTTTTGTTCCCCAGCACTACGGCATGCAGAGGCCCTATTTGGGACCTGGGCCACCGGGCGGTCCTGGTGGGGAATTGAGCTGGTTCTCCATGCCATCTCAGGAGGATCTAATGAAGCTGGTCAGACCACCGTATTCATACTCTGCTCTTATTGCAATGGCAATACATGGTGCCCCAGAACGCCGCCTGACCCTCAGTCAGATTTATCAGTATGTTGCAGACAACTTCCCTTTCTACAACAAGAGCAAAGCAGGATGGCAAAACTCAATTCGACACAACCTCTCACTCAATGACTGTTTCAAAAAAGTTCCACGAGATGAAGATGATCCAG GGAAGGGCAATTACTGGACCTTAGATCCGAATTGTGAAAAAATGTTTGACAATGGCAACTTCAGACGCAAGAGGAAGAGAAAGTCTGACAGTCTCCCAGAGAAAAGCAGTTCTGGAGGGAATGAGTCAGGAGACAGTAATGGCAGGGGCAGCCCGAAAAGTCAATCCATTGACATTTCCACTTCACCTGAAAAGGGCCCATCACCCGCATCCACGGGTCCGTCGCCATGCTTGAGCAACTTTCTGACTGAGATGTCTGGAGTTGCGGCCGGATCTCTTGACATGGAAGCGGATCCCCTGAGTCGCCCCTTTACACTCAGTCTGCCAGTAGACGGAGCACAGAGAGCTTCACAAGCCACAGGTTTTTCCACCTTCACTCCAAGCACTACGGTGTCCGATTGGGCTTCACCTCTGCACCCACCTCCACCCATGTCCTCGTCACCCTCCCACTCCACTTTAGCTTACAGCGGGCCTGCTCTCAGTCAGTTTAATGGCCATTTCTTCCCTGGTCTGAGCTCCACAGGTATTCTTTACCCTCGGGAAGGCACAGAGGTGTAG
- the lcp2b gene encoding lymphocyte cytosolic protein 2 yields MNLPTKSEVMGWNSGNLADYLKKMKLVGCDRTVKKSNMSGARFLNMTDKELKMFPTPHIPFITKICKDINQNNKEKKSLFHRSDHRKPPNQEPTPGGWDSDEFDQEDSDNDYEEPDNNEFEDNYICAASGDTAENVNSDDDYEAPPSEIPSEIPTHFRAAKPMGDGDYIDSGPRGSARPPQDNSSGRLPRGLLNISKPPSRPDPSPHRPFIPPNQAKPTPAVPTVDRSKKPGSSIKQTEKSAPKKHTSMATKPATLPTQRFNMQQMDDFPPPPVEVNEKMEQDMDPQWYVGQISRGEAEVSLRKVRKDGTFLVRDSSKGCEEQPYTLMVLHQQKVYNIQIRFLGNKDGYSLGTGLNGIENYSSVTEMIMHHMKNPLFLIDGLDRGAGAQNQCCLMHPAGY; encoded by the exons ATGAATCTGCCGACTAAGTCAGAGGTGATGGGATGGAACTCTGGAAACTTGGCTGACTAtctcaaaaaa ATGAAACTGGTGGGGTGTGACCGAACAGTGAAGAAAAGCAATATGAGTGGTGCAAGATTCTTG AATATGACTGATAAGGAGCTTAAAATGTTTCCTACGCCACATATTCC ATTTATCACAAAAATCTGCAAAGACATTAACCAGAACAACAAAGAAAAGAAGAGTCTGTTTCATAG ATCAGATCATCGGAAGCCTCCAAACCAAG AACCTACTCCAGGAGGTTGGGATTCTGATGAATTT GACCAAGAGGATAGTGACAACGACTACGAGGAGCCAGATAATAATGAGTTTGAAGACAATTACATATGTGCAGCCTCAGGTGACACTGCAGAAAATGTAAACTCTGACGATGACTATGAAGCGCCTCCTAGTGAAATACCATCAGAAATACCAACTCACTTTCGGGCTGCCAAGCCTATGGGTGATGGTGATTACATAG ACAGTGGCCCACGTGGTTCTGCAAGACCACCCCAGGACAACAGTTCAGGTCGGCTTCCCAGAGGGCTTTTGAAT ATCTCGAAGCCTCCGTCAAGACCAGATCCTTCTCCACATAGACCTTTCATTCCCCCTAATCAAG CCAAACCTACTCCAGCAGTGCCAACAGTAGATCGCAGTAAGAAACCTGGCTCATCAATAAAACAAACTGAGAAATCAG CACCTAAAAAACACACATCAATGGCTACAAAACCAGCAACATTACCTACACAAAG ATTTAACATGCAACAGATGGATGACTTTCCTCCTCCACCTGTAGAAGTAAATGAGAAGATGGAGCAG GACATGGATCCACAATGGTATGTGGGGCAAATATCACGAGGAGAGGCCGAAGTCTCACTGAGAAAAGTGAGAAAA GATGGCACTTTCTTGGTAAGAGACAGCTCAAAGGGCTGTGAAGAACAGCCTTACACACTCATGGTACTGCACCAGCAAAAAGTGTACAACATCCAGATCCGTTTCCTTGGAAACAAGGATGGCTATTCCCTAGGAACAGGACTAAATGGCATCGAG AATTACTCCAGTGTTACGGAGATGATCATGCACCACATGAAAAACCCATTGTTTCTGATTGATGGACTGGACCGTGGAGCTGGAGCTCAGAATCAGTGCTGTCTCATGCACCCAGCTGGTTACTGA